From the Lathyrus oleraceus cultivar Zhongwan6 chromosome 3, CAAS_Psat_ZW6_1.0, whole genome shotgun sequence genome, the window TGTGTGAACTAAGACAGTTCATGGACTAAAATTGTTACAATTTATAATGCATTAATTGTAGTTctaattttgatttgaatttgaattatATAAATTATTTACAATAAATTGTAAAGTTTAAATTTATTAATAAATCTATATTATCTATAATTTTGTATGAGATGTAACTAGGGGCTGAGACTTCGGTAGAATGGGCAGCTTTAGTTTTTGAATAAATCTATTCGTTTAAATAGtaaataaaaaatattctcattGATGAATATATTATATACTAACAGTTTCACAATCTGTTATCTTCAGAAAAGTAGCATAAGTGCTTATTCAACTTATGCAGAGGATTACAGATTCGATAGTGCCACTCACATGCAACGTGCCAATTGTATATTGATTCGTCTCTATCTGAACAGTATATACAAAAAAGTACACAAACACTTTGTGCTACAGTTGAATACTGTTGCTTTTTTGACTCATTCAGACATTGGTGCTATTTATCTGGATAATGTAATTATTatctaaaaataaaaatatatattgtATAATAAAATATAGTTGGTCATTGTCAtttcaataaaaaaaatacaGTCAATTGCTGAGTTATTTTTTTAACTAATAAATTGATTcactaaaaataataaaatattttatatgCTCTACAGTTTTTGAAAATATTGTGGGGATTACGTGGCATGATGTGATAGGTGAACTGTAATTAATTTTGTCAAAGGTCTTATAAATTCTTGTCCTCTCTCATAATAATAATATCACAAAAAGATTCCTTCTTTTTTTGTTCTATCCACACTGTTTGTTGCATGTAACAAACAAACTCATTGCTCAACTTTCTTCATTCTTATCTTCCATGGCTTCAGATTCCAATTCAAATCTTAGAATCACCATTGAAAGAAATCCATCTCAGTCACGTTTAGCTGAATTGAACATCAAGTGCTGGCCCAAGTAAGCATTATAATCACTGTTTTTTCTTCTTTCTGTACATTTTGTATATATTATTAATCTAACATGATAATTTCTCTTATTTTTGTAATGGGGGTGTGAAAATAAAAAGATGGGGTTGTTCACCAGGAAAGTATCAGCTGAAATTTGATGCAGAAGAAACATGCTATTTATTGAAAGGGAAAGTGAAGGCATACACAAAAGGTTCATCAGATTTTGTAGAGTTTGGAGCTGGAGATTTAGTGACAATTCCTAAAGGACTGAGTTGTACATGGGATGTTTCTGTTGCTGTTGACAAGTACTACAAATTTGAATCATCTTCTTATAGTTCTTCTTCATCGTTACCATCATGTTAGTAATTACTCCATTAGTAGTTGTAGTAAGTAATGTTGTATTGAAATTAAAATTAGTTTTATAGTGTTTTGATTCAATTTTTGAGGTTGAAGATGCTTCTGACATTATATTTATTATAGTCAAAGATAGAGTCAAATGCATGTTATGTTCAAACCATACGTGTTATGTTAGAATTTAAAACGCCGCTTTTATTATTCCTTTGACTGGTCAACGATATGGATATagtatatatttattttatgtttttatcatcATTCAATTCAATGATATTAAATTATTGATGTTGGGTCACCTAGCTCACTTGGAGAATTCGTTTTATAGAGGGAATGGAAATGATTGTCCATTTCTTGTAGTTAAATTATGTTTGGAAATGTTAAGTAACTTTTATAGTGAGAACAAGTGACATTCACTTCTATCGATTCACCTTAAGAACATTTGTATTTAATTTAAACTTTGCAAGACCCAGAAGAACTGTGCCTGAGAAATTAATCCTAACACAAttaataaattttatatatatatatatatatatatatatatatatatatatatatataaaatacaattttaaaaataaaaaaacatataAAGATATCGGTTATAATCGTTAGAAATCTTCAAATTTTGACCCAATAAAAAACATAATAActtcaaaaaaaatattaatcTATTCATGAATATCAAGATGACGATAAAGATAATATCCTATCATATAACGGCGATTGTGAGTAACATGTAAATTTtataaaatgaataaaatatatttcttttttatttttttttatttgaataaTATTTATTTACCGTAGAATTGCATGAGTTTCcaagaaaaaaattaatatagTACTAAAAAATTATTATAGACAATTTAAAATGAATATGGTTACTCTTTAATAATATCAAGAGATTTGGATTTTACAAGAATGAAAGAATCTAGACGCGTGGGTTCGCGAGAGGTACTTGATTCATGGGAACAAAAACGACTTAGAAAAGTGAATATTGTATTACTTGTTAATTTTCAAAGATACAAAGAAGAGAATAAATAGTAAAAATATTGATTTTGTAATCAATTCTATGGCCTAAGGATTAGGAGAAATAAATGATCCTCATTAATACCTAAAACTAATAAGGAAACAACTTAATATATTTTTTCTAGTTCAGAAAATTTAACATTCTCTCATAATTGTCTACATTACATATTTACTCTAGTTTAGAAAAATCAACATTTTCTTCGGGTTAATGTTACTGATGGTAATACGTAAAAACTAGTCGTTAATGATAGTTTATACTAACCCAAAAAAGATGGAGAGAAGGGAGACGAGACAGAAGTTAAATTGTGCATTTGCTAACATCTCAATATCTTATATCTTAGATGATGATAGAGAATCCTAATTAAATTATGGATCTTGAAAGGGATTGATTTTGGCTTTTGGATTAATGATTGTCACATGATGGAGATGAACATCGTGGGCTCGAAGTTtacttggaaaatacctcgatgGGACGAAAGAGTTTGTATTTTCGAAATGCTTGACTGGGCACTCCGTAGCTTTTAGTGAAGACTCAACTTTCCAAAAGGATTTGTTAAAAaatttccattgaattcccgtGATTGAGGGTGTTAAAGTAGTTGGTGAGGGTGTTGGGCATATTGTAAGCATAGAAAGATAGTATGAAGGGGTTTGCTCATCCCACCCCATGGGGTGCGTCACATACCTctaaaaatccaaaaatattcttattGATGTCCGGAGATACATCTCGTGACGCACCTAAAATCACACTATTCCATGTGTTTCAGTCAACCACCCCATTTTTGTCAAAATCTATTCAAGAGATGCATCTCCGTATATTTTCAAGTGTAAATCCGGAGATACATCTTTATAAAACCCTATGTACTCATTTATGATATTTTTTATTCACTGGGTTGGTTTATTTAATAACTCAGTGACGATTCTGGAGATACATATTCGGAAATGTCAAGCGGGAAATTGAATAAAATACCACCTTACATGTTCTTCTTCCTTATGATCAAACTAACTTTACACTTAAAATCCTTAAAAAGTTCTTCAATTCTCAATCAACTTTTCAACATCAAAACAGCATTCTTGTATTTTATCACATCAAATGGAGCAAAAGAAGTTAGAATTTAAGATAAAGTTCATTCATTTCATCTCTCATTACTTGGAATAATATGGTTTTTGAGCTTAAAAAAAGAGCGTTGAGTCTGAATATACATCTTCGGACTTAGTTTCATATGTTCCGGAGATGTATCTTTGGATTTTCCTGATACTTTGAGTTTTTTAATCATTTTTCTCTTATGATTGGAATTAGATATGGTGCACCCAAATATGTTTCCCAAAGCTACTGTTAGGATGGATGTTATACCAGATGAAGTGAATAATGATGTTAAATTGGATGAAGTGAAGGATAATTTCGTCGAGGTAGATGTTCGTGAATAATTTACAAACAAACAAAAGTTTATTATTCGTGAACATATGCTACAACGGGTCTGTGTGGAGGCCAAGAAATTGGGGTTTGGCGTTGTAATTGGAAGGTCTGATAATGATTCTAATAGAATACAAGCATTTGTAACAATGAGATGCGAAAGAAATGGCACGTAACAACAACAAATGAGAAGTTGAAATGTATGGATACTTGATCGAGAAAATGTGAGTGTTCGTTTAAATTGTGCGGATACCATAAGGCGAATGATACATGGAAATTTAATGTAGCTTCTGGTATACATAATCATGCATTGTGTCACAAGCTAGTCGGTCATCCCATTATATGTCTCCTATTCCAGAGGAGGAAGAATTTGTTTCGGACATGACATTAAACATGGTGGCGCCAAAAAATAAACTTGCAACCTTGAAACGGAAAAGACCTCAAAATGTTTCAAATATCAAGAAACTATACAATGTGCATGCCCAAAACAACAAGGCGGTAAAAGGTCTCAGATCTTAAATGCAACAGTTGTTGAAGCTTTTGGATAATGACCACTATGTTTCTAGGTACATAGTTTGTGAGGATAAAATCATTGTTCGTGATATATTTCATAGCCATCTTAATTCTATCAAGTTGTTCGACACATTTTTCACTGTGCCCATAATTGATTCAACATATAAGACCAACAAGTATATGCTTCCACTTCTAGAAATTTTTGGTGTTACTTCGGTGGAGAAGAATTTCTTTGTGGATTTTTCATTTTTGGAATCCAAAAAAAGAGGACAATGTTACATGGGCTTTGTAAATATGCAAGACTATGTTGAAATATCAAGAAAACACGACAAATTGATTGTCACTAATCGCGACATTGTATTGATGAATCGGTTGCGAAGGTGTTTCATACATCGTATGCATTACTTTGTAAGTATCACATAACCAAAAATGTGAGAAGTCGACTAAAAATTGCATGAGGCACCAAACAAATCAATGGTAAAGATGGAAAAATGGTCAAACCTAGTATGGTGTTAGAAAAGATAATGGATGTTTGGAATGGTATAATAAAATCTTGCACATAAAATAGCAGTTGAGGAAGATTTCCTATCATGAAACCAAGGATTTGAAACCACCTTTAGAACCGGTTAAAACGAATGGTGCCCCTAAAAAGGTCAAACCGACCGAGAGTGACAATTTTATGAGATGACTTCCTTCATACTTTGAACATGTTGACTCATATTTTCCGGATTTTCCAACTCTTAAATCTAAAAAAAAACAATATTTTTAAGGGTGCTCGCATTAGAAAACCATATCCCCCACCACCATTACCAAAATCATCCATATTTGAGAGATGTTGCTTTTTATAAACAAATTCATTTAGCAGATTATAGATGTTGAAGGTGACGGAAGCTGTGATTTTCGAGTTTGCTCGATAAAGGAGGCGAGAAGCACCAATTTGTTCGCCATCAGTTCATACCAGAGTTGACGATGCATAGGGAATCATACACATCACTATACAAGAAAAAATAAAATTACAATGCAATTCACAATGCTCGTGTTCCTTATGTTAGAGGTCTGACATCGTTTGGAAAATGGATGCACTTCCCTAAAATGGGATATCTTATAACAAATTCTTATGACACGGTGTGTATCGATCTGACAGGATATTGTTTCTCGGAAACATTTTTTCCACTTCATAGTAGGCCACCTAAAAATCCATTTGGAAGTGTTAGTTTTGTGTTTTATGATTGGAAACATTTTCTTAAAACAAGTGAAAAACAAGATGTTGGACACGATGTCTTGGCATGCTTGTAGTACATCATGGCCTGTTGTTGTTTCAGTTTCTTGGAAGATTTGTTTTTCAGTGTGTGTTTAGTGAAGATTCTTTGATGATTTGATTCACGCATTCTACAATTCAAAGTGTGTATTTTAGAAGCTCAAAGATTGGTTCTAGTTGTGCAATGTTTCCTAAGAATGGTTGTCAAAACATTTAAGGTAACATTATatcatatttgatttgattctgcAAAAGATTGTGCAGACTCGATGccaaaacatttaaggaaacattagatTTGATTCTACaatatggatgtcaaaacatttaaggaggCATCATATTTGATTCTGCAGAATAGATGTCAAAATATCTAAggagacatcagatttgattttgcataatggatgtcaaaacatttaaggagatatcagatttgattctgcagaatggatgtcaaaacatttaaggagacatcatatttgatttgatcaaatattatgcagaacagatgtcaaaatatttaaagagacatcatatttgatttgatttggaTCTGCTGATTTTTTATCCTGAAGCCCATATTATTCTGAGGCTATTTAAAGGGTGATTCTAAACCTAAGAAAAGCAAGAAGATGCGCTGGAAATTGTTATTGTTAGGGTTTAGTTGTTGTTGTTATTTGTGAGTCATTCTAGTATctctttgatacttgaattggattgagtttattgagttgtaattgtgaatcactcatgagcttttaagcaagagtgtaTTATGTTTAATTGGAAGTGTGTCTTTTATTCTTTGATTATTTTTAGTTGTTATCACtgttgtgtgattgaagggaagtgagaggggtctcatatctagaagagtcttagatagaaatttTAAGGGTAGTGATTAGGTGATAAGTTTCTAAGACTAGAGGTTatttagaacttcaaactaatactattatagtggatttccttcctggcttggatTACCCCGGATGTAGGTGACattgcaccgaactgggttaataatttACCTGTGTTATTTACTTCCTGCTTTTTAAACTATAATTATTTCTGGTGTGACATGTCCTGAtcctggtgtcgtgacatcgtatacgACATTTGTTATCTACTTACTATTATTGTTGTGTAAAGTCctgatattagtgtcgtgacatcgCATACGAAATCTGATATCTGTgtaccagaatttcaattggtatcagcGTATGCACCTTGTTCTATTTTAGGTGAGCTCTAGGGAGATACTTCCTGGTACCATGGAAGGAGGATTTGTTAATAGACCACCCATCTTAGATGGCaccaactatgactattggaaggcACGTATGGTGGATTTCCTAAAATATATGGATAGAAAGACTTGGAAAGCTGTCATCAAGGGTTGGGAATATTCTGTTGTGAAGGACAAAGATGGGAAGGCTACTACTAACTTGAATCTTGAAGAGGAggtctaaggaagaagatgaactggctcttggaaactccaaagctttGAATACTTCATTCAATGTAGTTGACAAAAACATATTCAAGTTAATAAACACTTGTACTATGGCCAAAGATGCATGGGAGATTCTCAAAACTATCCATGAAGGCACATCTAAAGTGAAAATGTCAAGACTTCAACTTCTCACTACTAGATttgagaatctaaagatgaaagacgtaagagtattcatgattttcacatgaattttcttgaaatagaaaattcatctagtgccttgggagagaagatgtcagaagAAAGGTTGGTTAGAAAAATTCTCAGTTCCCTATATAAtaaatttgacatgaaggtcacaGCCATTGAAGAAGCCCAAGACATCAGCAACATGAGAGTAGATGAACTTGTTGGGTCACTCCAAACTTTTGAATTGGGTATTAGTGACAAATCtaaaaagaagaacaaaagcataaTTTTTGTATCCAACACTGAAGATGAAGAGGATCAATGTGACTTAGATACCGATGAAGGCATTTCTAATGTCATTGTGCTTCTTGGGAGGCAATTCAATAAGGTGTTGAATAAAATTGATAGGAAGTCAAGACCTGGTCTCAAGAACATGTCATTCAACATCAGTAAGAACAATGGTTCTCAGAGAAACtcaagaaaataagaaaatcCCAATCAAGGTAAAGGTATTCAGTGTCATGAATGTGAGGGTTTTGGTCATATTAGATCAGAATGTCCCAcgtatctcaagaaacaaaagaagggTTTGTCTATTTCTTTGTATGATGATTCTGAAGGCGAAACTGATGATGAAACTGCTAAGCATGTTATAGCTTTCACTGGTATATATAAATCTGATGAAGATTCTTGTGATGAGGATGTATCTTATGAATAATTGGTTGCTTCCTATAAAAAGCTTTGTGTCAGAAGTGAAGAGGTGCGTAAGACAGAAGAAGAGCAGAAGAGAATCATAGCTCAATTACAGGCTGAAAAAGAGAAAGTTTTATCTATTGTCACTGATCTTGAAAATGAGGTAACTCTATTGTATTCTAAACTTAAAAACATGACCAAAATCCATAAGAACTAGGGATAATCATCTAATGATCAAAACTATAAAGGAATGGAAACCTAAGGTTGTTATCTCTAGTCTTATAACCCATACTTCTCTTAGAGCTTCATCTAGACAAGACTGGTACTAGACAAAGCCATAAATTCTTAATAGTGGGGGTAAGTTTATATATAaattttttcattaaaaatataataaaaaaatgtaacttttatgtcattttgaatatgattcataaagatatttatataaaaaaataaatctTTTAATAGTTGTAGTTAAAATTATTTAACAATTAATAGTTTACTCAATAGAAAAAAGTAATCTAAATTAAACAAATAAAACAGTGGAATGTACTCTAAACACTTGAATTTACTAGTTACTCCTAATTCAATAAAATTGTTGTACAAGAAAGCAACATATATAAAATAATATTCAAACTAACCATTTGAATGAAAACTATATATATTTAGTAGTATTTTAAAAGTAAGTGGACTTAAATGAAAACTATATATATTTAGTAGTATTTTAAAAGTAAGTGGGGGCATGTGCCTACACTTTGTTATTAATGGCTTTGTCCCTGGGTACTTTGACAAAGGTTCTTCGAGACACATGACAGGGATCAAGAAGTATTTGCTGGACATTAATTCTTATTCCTCTAGTTTTATCACgtttggtgatggagctaaaggtgaaatCAAGGGTATAGGAAAGATAGGTTGCATTGGCCTTCCTAGACTATATGATGTTCTGCT encodes:
- the LOC127125956 gene encoding uncharacterized protein LOC127125956, with amino-acid sequence MASDSNSNLRITIERNPSQSRLAELNIKCWPKWGCSPGKYQLKFDAEETCYLLKGKVKAYTKGSSDFVEFGAGDLVTIPKGLSCTWDVSVAVDKYYKFESSSYSSSSSLPSC